In Cryptosporangium minutisporangium, the DNA window CACCACTTTGGTCAGCGCGCGCACCGCCGCCTCCTCGATCCCGGCGATGCCGCTCTGCGTGGCGTCACCCATGCCGACCGCCAGCGCGACGCCTTCCTCGTCGTCGAGCAGCAGCGGCGGCAGGACCGCACCGGGCGACAGCTGATAACCGCCGTCGGTACCTCGGGAGGTGCGCACCGGGTAGCCGAGTTCCCGCAGGCGGTCGACGTCCCGGCGGAGAGTGCGCTCCGAGACGCCGAGGCGGTCGGCCAGATCGGTGCCGGACCAGTGGCGGTGGGTCTGCAGCAACGACAGCAGCCGGAGCGTGCGGGAACTGGTGTTGGCCATACCGCGATCTTGACAGGGCTTCCGGTCAGAAACTGACCGGAAGGCCCGCGCCTGACCGAGGACGCGTCAGAGGAAGCCGAGCGGGTTGACGGGGTTCCCGTCCAGCCGTACCTCGAAGTGCAGGTGGTTACCGGTCGAGGCGCCGGTCGTGCCGACCCTGCCGATGACCTCGCCGCGGCTGACCCGCTGCCCGACCCAGACCAGGATCTTCGACTGATGGGCGTAGCAGGTCGACAGGCCGGAGCCGTTGGCGAGGTCACCGTGGTAGATGCAGGTGTAGTTGCCGTAGCCGCCGTTCCAGCCGGCCCGGGCCACCACCCCACCGGCCGCAGCCCGGATCGAGGCACCGGCCGGGGCCGCGAAGTCGGTGCCCGCGTGCAGCTGCGAGCGGTGGTAGTACGGGTCGAAGCGCCAGCCGAAGTCGCTGGACTTCCAGCCGGACACCGGCATCCACAGCTGGCCCGGACGTCCCATCCGGGGGCGGTAGCTGCGGGCCCGGCTCGATCCGCCGCGCTCCCGGCGGGCCGTGGCGCGCAGTGCCTGCCCGATCCGGTACGACTCGGCCTGCGCCTCGGCGTAGCGGGCCTCACTGGCCCGCTGCTCCTGCCCGGCCACCCGGACGGCGTTCCGCCGCTGCGCGACCAGGCTGAGCATCTCCGCCTGCGCCGCTTGCGCGGCGTGCTGCTCGGCCCGTGCGGCGGCGAGCGCCCGGCGGGCCTGGGTGCGGGCGACGTCGGCCCGGCGCTTTTGTTCGGCGACGATCGCGCGCTGTTCGGCGACGTCCTGCCGACGTCGTTCGACGAGGTCGACGGCGTCGCGCTGACCGTCCACCAGCCGGGTCGTGTAGTTGAGACGGTCGAGCAGCTCGTCGGGGCCACCGACCGCGCCGAGCGCGGACAGCACCATGTAGGACCGGCCCTCGTACGTGGAGCGGACGAACGTGCCGAGCTGCTCCCGGGCCGCCTCCACCGCAGCCTCGGCGGCGTCGAAACGCTGCTGGGCGATCCGCAGGGCGTGGGCCGCACGCACCGCCTGCCGCTCGGCCGACGCCGCCCGGACCTGGGACGCGGCGACTCGCCCCTGCGCGGACGCGACTCGGGTCTGCGCCGTAGGCAGACGCTGGGAGGCAGCGACGAACGCCTCGGTGGCCGCCCGGGCCCTGGCGGTGGCGTTCTCCATGATCGCGGCGGCCCGTTGCAGCTCCCGCCTCGCTTCGACCCGGTCGGCCGGTGACGGTCCATTCCGGGCCTGCACGCCCGGTAGGTGGACGAGGAGCGCGGCTCCCATCGCGAGAACCAAGCTCACCGCGAAGACGCGGCCACGCTCCACCCGCATTCCGACCCCCCGGTCCTTGATGACGACCGGGGGATACGGTACGACTCGCCCGTTTAGTTCACAAAAGTCACTGCTCTACCGGCGCGTCACACCTTCACGTAGAACCGCAACGTCGTCCAGCCGGTGACACCGGCAGTGAGGACCGCTACCAGCGCCAGCAGCGGCGCGGTCACCGCGATCTCGCCCCAGCCGATCGTCGGGACGACGCTGTTCTGGCCCAACGCCTCCAGCGCGTCGTCGATGACGAGCAGCTTCGCGATCGCCAGTCCGATCGAGGCGAGAAGCGCACCGATCAGGCCGGCGACCGCGGCCTCGAGCACGAACGGCAGGCGCACGTACCAGTTCGACGCACCGACGAGCTTCATGATGCTGACCTCGCGCCGCCGACTGTAGGCGGCGACCTGAATGGTGTTACCGATCAGCAGCACCGCAGCGGCACCGGAGACCAGCGAGACGACCAGCGCGAGGTTCTTCACCGCGTCGATCGCGTCGAACAACCGGCCGACGAGTTCCTGCTGAGTGGAGACGACGTCCACGCCCGGCTGGTCCTTGTAGGCCGCGTCGACGGCGCCGGCCTCGGACGGATCCTCCAGCTTGATCCGGAACGACTCCGGCAGCGACTCCGGCTTGGTGTTCTCGACCAGGTCGGGCGAGTCCGCGAACAGCTCCTTGAACCGCTCGTAGGCCTCGTCCTTGCTCTCGTACGTGACCGACTGGATCTCCGGATCGTCCTCCAGCTTTTGCTGAAGCGCGTCCTTCTGTTCGGTCGTGACCGCAGTCTCGAGGAAGATCGAGACCTCGACCTGCGCGTAGAGCAGGTCCTTCGTCTTGTTGACCTCCGTGTACAGCAAGCCGCCCGCGCCCAGCAGCGCCAGCGAAATCGCCGTGGTGAGGATCAGGGCGACCGTCATCGTGACGTTGCGCCACAGGCCAGTCGCAGCTTCGGTCAGGACGAACTTGGCACGCATGGATTCCTCAGGAGGATGGAGACCGCAGCGGGAGCCGACGACCGCTGGCGGTTGGAGTGGGGGG includes these proteins:
- a CDS encoding M23 family metallopeptidase, with product MRVERGRVFAVSLVLAMGAALLVHLPGVQARNGPSPADRVEARRELQRAAAIMENATARARAATEAFVAASQRLPTAQTRVASAQGRVAASQVRAASAERQAVRAAHALRIAQQRFDAAEAAVEAAREQLGTFVRSTYEGRSYMVLSALGAVGGPDELLDRLNYTTRLVDGQRDAVDLVERRRQDVAEQRAIVAEQKRRADVARTQARRALAAARAEQHAAQAAQAEMLSLVAQRRNAVRVAGQEQRASEARYAEAQAESYRIGQALRATARRERGGSSRARSYRPRMGRPGQLWMPVSGWKSSDFGWRFDPYYHRSQLHAGTDFAAPAGASIRAAAGGVVARAGWNGGYGNYTCIYHGDLANGSGLSTCYAHQSKILVWVGQRVSRGEVIGRVGTTGASTGNHLHFEVRLDGNPVNPLGFL
- the ftsX gene encoding permease-like cell division protein FtsX, with the translated sequence MRAKFVLTEAATGLWRNVTMTVALILTTAISLALLGAGGLLYTEVNKTKDLLYAQVEVSIFLETAVTTEQKDALQQKLEDDPEIQSVTYESKDEAYERFKELFADSPDLVENTKPESLPESFRIKLEDPSEAGAVDAAYKDQPGVDVVSTQQELVGRLFDAIDAVKNLALVVSLVSGAAAVLLIGNTIQVAAYSRRREVSIMKLVGASNWYVRLPFVLEAAVAGLIGALLASIGLAIAKLLVIDDALEALGQNSVVPTIGWGEIAVTAPLLALVAVLTAGVTGWTTLRFYVKV